In Candidatus Rokuibacteriota bacterium, a single window of DNA contains:
- a CDS encoding enoyl-CoA hydratase-related protein, with amino-acid sequence MTPPQFEDLLYEARGGVAKIIINRPRSLNSLTGITMRELTQAIEHAGLDRSIGVIVLTGAGDRAFSSGGDVKWEKEGGLERRHLDFNPRSVHEAIRHCGKPVIAAVKGYAIGMGNHLAYFCDVTIAADNAIFGQNGPRVGSPAEGWLVTYAQRVLGTKKAREMWMFCRQYTAQEALEMGLANVVVPLNEFDEEVDKWCQEILSLSPTCLKIVKASFESDIDYLRDPSPNHFQKLLAPDFFQSPESKEGQNAFLEKRKPDFMQFRR; translated from the coding sequence ATGACCCCCCCACAATTCGAGGATCTGCTCTATGAAGCCAGAGGTGGTGTGGCGAAGATCATCATCAATCGGCCTCGCAGCCTCAACTCCCTGACCGGCATCACCATGCGCGAGCTGACCCAAGCCATCGAACACGCGGGGCTTGATCGCAGCATTGGCGTGATCGTGCTCACCGGTGCCGGCGACCGCGCTTTCTCCTCCGGGGGCGATGTCAAGTGGGAAAAAGAGGGTGGCTTGGAACGGCGCCATTTGGACTTCAATCCGCGTTCGGTGCATGAGGCGATCCGCCACTGTGGCAAGCCGGTGATTGCCGCGGTCAAGGGTTATGCCATCGGCATGGGCAACCACCTGGCTTACTTTTGCGACGTAACCATCGCCGCCGACAACGCCATCTTCGGCCAGAACGGGCCGCGGGTCGGGAGCCCCGCGGAAGGCTGGCTGGTCACTTACGCCCAGCGTGTTCTCGGCACCAAGAAAGCGCGAGAGATGTGGATGTTCTGCCGCCAGTACACCGCCCAAGAGGCGTTGGAGATGGGCCTCGCCAACGTGGTGGTGCCCCTGAACGAGTTCGATGAGGAGGTGGACAAGTGGTGCCAGGAGATCCTGTCCTTGAGCCCCACCTGCCTGAAGATCGTCAAGGCGTCCTTCGAATCGGACATCGACTATCTTCGCGACCCTTCGCCCAACCACTTCCAGAAATTGCTGGCTCCGGACTTCTTCCAGAGCCCGGAATCCAAGGAGGGCCAGAATGCGTTCCTGGAGAAACGCAAGCCGGACTTCATGCAGTTCCGGCGATAG
- a CDS encoding acyl-CoA dehydrogenase family protein, protein MDLNDTPQEAAFRARLRDWLEDNLAPNWRREFETLALDQRVHYLRQWQTRLHAGGWSAVAWPREYGGQGASVVEQLIAFEEFALADAPPDIFRIGTRIIGPMLIQLGRPEQKARFLPPMVSGEHLWCQGFSEPGAGSDLAALTTRAARDGAGFRISGQKVWNTFGHWADYCLLLVRTDPALPKHKGLTAFVVEMRTPGIQVRPLVQINGEQDFNELFFDEVHVREEAIVGRLNGGWEVAVTMLGHERRGIAVIGFACRQLYGRLLHLAREVRLGGRGIAAIDDARVRSRLARFGVQVRLITLNNFRFAERIRHGGVPGPEGSIQKLQATELSKQMYAFAYELATAGDLTQHGTAERLANWGRDYLSAFGMTIAGGTSQIQRNIIGERALGLPK, encoded by the coding sequence ATAGATCTCAACGATACACCCCAGGAAGCGGCGTTCCGTGCTCGGCTGCGTGACTGGCTAGAGGACAACCTTGCGCCGAATTGGCGGCGAGAGTTCGAAACCCTGGCTCTGGACCAGCGGGTACACTACCTGCGCCAGTGGCAGACGCGTCTGCACGCGGGCGGCTGGTCGGCCGTCGCCTGGCCTCGCGAGTACGGCGGCCAAGGAGCCTCGGTGGTCGAACAGCTCATCGCCTTCGAGGAATTCGCCCTGGCCGATGCACCTCCAGATATTTTCCGGATCGGCACGCGGATTATTGGTCCCATGCTAATCCAGCTCGGTCGTCCCGAGCAGAAGGCGCGCTTTCTCCCCCCCATGGTTAGCGGCGAGCACCTGTGGTGCCAGGGCTTTTCCGAACCGGGGGCCGGCAGCGACCTGGCGGCACTAACCACTCGCGCTGCGCGCGACGGCGCCGGGTTTCGCATTTCCGGGCAAAAGGTTTGGAACACCTTCGGCCACTGGGCCGACTACTGCTTGCTCCTTGTGCGCACGGACCCGGCTCTGCCCAAGCACAAGGGGCTCACTGCTTTCGTGGTGGAGATGCGTACCCCCGGCATCCAGGTGCGCCCGCTGGTGCAGATCAACGGCGAGCAGGACTTCAACGAGCTCTTCTTTGACGAAGTCCATGTGCGGGAGGAGGCGATCGTCGGCCGGCTGAACGGGGGCTGGGAGGTGGCTGTGACGATGCTCGGTCACGAACGACGCGGCATCGCCGTTATCGGCTTTGCCTGCCGCCAGCTCTACGGCCGGCTGCTGCATCTGGCGCGAGAGGTGCGCCTGGGGGGCCGGGGCATCGCCGCCATCGACGATGCGCGGGTGCGCTCGCGTCTGGCGCGCTTCGGAGTACAGGTGCGCCTGATCACTTTGAACAATTTCCGCTTTGCCGAACGAATCCGCCACGGTGGTGTTCCCGGGCCGGAAGGCTCCATCCAGAAACTACAGGCCACCGAACTGAGCAAGCAGATGTACGCGTTTGCCTACGAACTGGCTACGGCCGGCGACCTGACCCAGCACGGGACCGCTGAGCGACTGGCAAACTGGGGCAGAGACTACCTGAGCGCCTTCGGCATGACCATTGCCGGGGGCACCTCCCAGATCCAGCGCAACATCATCGGCGAGCGGGCCCTGGGCCTGCCAAAGTAG
- a CDS encoding MaoC/PaaZ C-terminal domain-containing protein, producing MGLYFEDLEVGQQFESVGRTVTNHEVMEFAGLAGDFNQLHTDDEFAKASPFGRRIAHGVLVLAIMTGLTQRLGLFDGTALALLGLTWNFHGPVFLNDTVRFRLTIDSKRPTSKPDRGIVVRKYEVLNQNGQTVQTGTITVMVRCRPTQ from the coding sequence ATGGGTTTGTATTTCGAGGATCTCGAGGTCGGGCAGCAGTTCGAAAGCGTCGGCCGCACGGTCACCAATCATGAGGTGATGGAGTTTGCCGGCCTGGCTGGCGACTTCAACCAACTTCACACCGACGACGAGTTCGCCAAGGCGTCGCCGTTTGGCCGGCGGATCGCCCACGGTGTCCTGGTACTGGCCATCATGACCGGCTTGACGCAGCGCCTCGGACTGTTCGACGGAACAGCCTTGGCTCTGCTGGGCCTGACTTGGAACTTCCATGGGCCGGTGTTCCTGAACGACACGGTGCGCTTTCGTCTCACCATCGACAGCAAGCGCCCTACGTCGAAGCCCGACCGGGGTATCGTCGTGCGTAAGTACGAGGTGCTCAATCAGAACGGCCAGACGGTGCAAACGGGCACGATCACCGTGATGGTGCGGTGCCGGCCCACGCAGTGA
- a CDS encoding acyl-CoA dehydrogenase family protein, translated as MQFALTEEQELMQHSVTQLAERHLPMSAVRQVLDAPDARSPYLWTALATEGYLGTLVPEEHGGAGLGCVEMACVLEPLGAALAPGPHLTSAVAAVTLLRQAGRPRQRADLLPRLAAGGTVISVAFNGAHGSIPVGVSAERQGSTWRLEGTQPFVAYGASADWLIVPAIPHGSSTPRFFLLQTGTPGLTAFALPMLDLTRRWTNLQLKGVSVPAEAELPCDNGSAVLERLGLVCAVMVAAEMLGGASRVLQMATTYARTREQFDRPIGSFQAIKHLLADMLVALEGARSAVYAAAWSLDADPARAPVDAAIAKAVATETYLVLAEQNIQIHGGIGFTWELDAHLYLRRAQADRLSYGTPEAYYEFLAADLDALGCGGRVGDESRHGGACRGATPRNALAERREIGEQP; from the coding sequence GTGCAATTTGCGCTGACTGAAGAGCAGGAACTTATGCAGCACTCCGTTACCCAACTCGCCGAGCGGCACTTGCCCATGAGCGCCGTCCGCCAAGTGCTTGATGCGCCGGATGCCCGCAGCCCTTACCTGTGGACCGCCCTTGCCACCGAAGGCTACCTGGGCACATTGGTGCCTGAGGAGCACGGCGGGGCCGGTCTGGGTTGTGTGGAAATGGCGTGCGTGCTGGAGCCGCTGGGCGCCGCGCTCGCCCCCGGCCCGCATCTGACTTCGGCAGTGGCGGCGGTGACGCTGCTGCGCCAGGCCGGCCGACCGAGGCAACGGGCCGATCTCCTGCCCCGGCTGGCCGCCGGCGGCACCGTGATCAGCGTGGCCTTTAACGGGGCGCATGGTTCCATCCCGGTGGGCGTGTCAGCCGAGCGGCAGGGTAGCACGTGGCGCCTGGAGGGCACCCAGCCCTTCGTGGCCTATGGAGCCTCGGCGGACTGGCTGATCGTGCCCGCTATTCCCCACGGCTCGAGCACTCCCAGATTCTTCCTTCTGCAGACCGGCACTCCCGGCCTCACCGCATTCGCCTTGCCCATGTTGGACTTGACTCGGCGCTGGACCAATTTGCAACTGAAGGGCGTCAGCGTTCCGGCCGAGGCCGAACTGCCGTGCGACAACGGGTCGGCGGTGCTCGAACGACTGGGTCTGGTCTGTGCGGTAATGGTCGCCGCAGAGATGCTCGGCGGGGCCAGTCGCGTGCTGCAGATGGCCACCACCTACGCGCGCACGCGCGAGCAGTTCGACCGACCCATTGGCAGCTTCCAGGCGATCAAACACCTGCTTGCCGACATGTTGGTGGCCCTTGAGGGTGCACGCTCGGCCGTCTACGCCGCCGCCTGGTCCCTGGACGCCGACCCGGCCCGAGCGCCCGTGGACGCCGCCATCGCGAAGGCTGTGGCCACGGAAACCTACCTGGTTCTGGCCGAGCAGAACATCCAAATTCACGGAGGTATCGGCTTCACCTGGGAGCTGGACGCGCATCTCTACTTGCGTCGAGCTCAGGCAGACCGGCTCTCCTACGGCACTCCAGAGGCGTACTACGAGTTTCTCGCGGCCGATCTGGACGCGCTGGGGTGCGGGGGAAGAGTCGGGGATGAGTCTCGGCACGGCGGCGCGTGTCGGGGTGCCACTCCACGGAACGCGCTTGCAGAGCGCAGAGAGATAGGGGAGCAGCCATGA
- a CDS encoding SDR family NAD(P)-dependent oxidoreductase: MANGGRLNERVAIVTAAAGAGMGRAIAERFATEGARVVLTDAHQKRVSEEAARFTEKFGYPALGMAVDVRSQEQVDACVRKTLEAYGRIDILYNNAGINKLQNVWELSDETWDLVIGVCLTGTFRFARAVLPSMIDRKTGVVINVSSIAGWHSDTGGGGGQSAYAAAKSGIMGFTRAVAAEVGRYGIRVNAIAPGLIYNPFLERIYPKEWFAQKAQETVLGRMGNPDDVASLAVYLASDEAAFITGEVLCVSGGRYMHA; encoded by the coding sequence ATGGCGAATGGAGGCAGACTCAACGAGCGTGTGGCCATTGTCACCGCGGCAGCTGGTGCTGGCATGGGCCGTGCCATCGCCGAGCGCTTCGCCACTGAAGGCGCTCGCGTCGTGCTCACTGATGCCCACCAGAAGCGGGTCAGCGAGGAGGCGGCCCGTTTCACTGAGAAGTTCGGCTATCCCGCCCTGGGCATGGCCGTCGACGTGCGAAGCCAGGAGCAGGTGGATGCTTGCGTCCGAAAAACGCTGGAGGCTTACGGTCGCATCGATATCCTCTACAACAACGCCGGTATCAACAAGCTACAGAACGTTTGGGAACTGAGCGACGAGACCTGGGACTTGGTGATCGGGGTGTGTTTGACTGGCACCTTCCGCTTTGCCCGTGCGGTCCTGCCTTCGATGATCGACCGCAAGACTGGCGTGGTGATCAACGTCTCCTCCATCGCCGGCTGGCACTCGGACACGGGGGGCGGAGGCGGCCAGTCCGCGTATGCGGCGGCCAAGTCGGGGATCATGGGTTTTACCCGTGCCGTCGCCGCCGAGGTGGGCCGCTATGGTATCCGCGTTAATGCCATCGCCCCAGGCCTGATCTACAACCCGTTCCTGGAGCGCATCTACCCCAAAGAGTGGTTCGCTCAGAAGGCCCAGGAAACGGTGCTGGGGCGGATGGGAAATCCGGACGACGTGGCCAGCCTAGCCGTTTACCTGGCCAGCGATGAGGCCGCCTTCATCACTGGCGAGGTATTGTGTGTTAGCGGGGGCCGCTACATGCACGCTTGA
- a CDS encoding AMP-binding protein, whose translation MIEVPRVHPTQLEARLQASGLWSERLLIDFVDAHARRTPDKMALVDNRGSLTYRALVEQTENLACSLVELGLCSGDVVAVQSPNWSELPVAHLALDRIGAIFLPLHDGFREKEMSHLLAGSHARMVVVPEAFHGFEHRELIRRLRPGLPALEFVVILRGQPKGDELGFDDLVANERWRHEYPADYLFRFRPRPEQPLQVMVSSGTTALPKCSLLSDNNSEARLVHQYGGYAVHLTIDDVAAAIAPAGTGATGYSYPVLALLLAGGTSVLLERWDGHHPEQVLALLEQHRCTGAVLIPTQLAKLVGVADIAHYDLSSLRYVTNAGAHLPEVVAEAAESLLGCRIQTIYGATDGGVPTMTSIDDPRDKRLSTVGRVLRGEEMCLLAGDGTPVVPGQPGEICWRGANKSFGYLNDPQANLAVWDEQGWYHSGDMGELDADGYLRVVGRKKDMIIRGGRNINPRLIEEVLLEHPTVMDVAVAPVPDPVLGEKICAFVVPRAGAGRAPRLEELIAFMQSRQLAVWYQPEQLVLMQDLPRNAGAKVDKAALTRLAGTLAIGTEHASGGPAHVVGSALRNPQSISRRPAK comes from the coding sequence GTGATCGAGGTCCCGCGAGTTCATCCCACCCAACTGGAAGCCAGGCTCCAGGCCTCCGGGCTGTGGAGCGAGCGTCTGCTGATCGATTTTGTGGATGCGCATGCCCGGCGCACTCCAGACAAGATGGCCCTGGTGGACAACCGGGGCTCACTGACCTATCGCGCACTGGTGGAGCAGACGGAGAACCTGGCTTGTTCCCTGGTTGAACTAGGCCTGTGCAGCGGCGACGTGGTGGCTGTTCAATCGCCCAATTGGAGCGAGTTGCCCGTGGCCCACCTGGCCCTGGACCGCATCGGCGCCATTTTCCTGCCCCTGCATGATGGCTTTCGCGAGAAAGAAATGTCCCATCTGCTGGCCGGGTCCCACGCCCGGATGGTCGTTGTGCCGGAAGCGTTTCACGGTTTCGAGCACCGCGAACTGATCCGCCGCTTGCGTCCCGGCCTTCCTGCCTTGGAGTTCGTGGTCATCTTGCGCGGTCAGCCGAAGGGCGACGAGTTGGGCTTCGATGACCTGGTCGCCAACGAGCGCTGGCGCCACGAGTATCCGGCCGACTATCTGTTCAGGTTCCGTCCGCGCCCGGAGCAGCCTCTGCAGGTCATGGTGTCCTCCGGCACCACCGCGCTGCCCAAATGCAGCCTGCTCAGCGACAACAACTCGGAGGCGCGACTGGTCCATCAGTATGGCGGCTACGCCGTGCACCTTACCATCGACGATGTCGCTGCAGCCATCGCCCCAGCTGGCACCGGCGCCACGGGCTACAGCTATCCCGTTCTGGCCCTGCTGCTGGCGGGCGGCACCTCGGTGTTGCTGGAGCGCTGGGATGGGCACCATCCCGAGCAAGTGCTAGCTTTGCTGGAGCAACATCGCTGCACCGGAGCCGTGCTGATTCCCACCCAGCTCGCCAAGCTGGTCGGAGTCGCGGACATCGCGCACTACGACCTCTCCTCCTTGCGCTATGTGACCAACGCCGGCGCCCACCTGCCCGAAGTAGTAGCCGAAGCCGCAGAAAGCCTGTTGGGCTGCCGCATCCAAACCATCTACGGCGCCACCGACGGGGGTGTGCCCACGATGACATCCATCGACGATCCCCGTGACAAACGCCTGAGCACCGTGGGGCGCGTGCTGCGTGGCGAAGAGATGTGCTTGCTCGCCGGGGACGGCACCCCAGTAGTTCCCGGCCAGCCCGGCGAGATTTGCTGGCGCGGCGCGAACAAGAGTTTCGGCTACCTTAACGACCCGCAGGCCAACCTGGCAGTGTGGGATGAGCAGGGCTGGTACCACAGCGGCGACATGGGCGAGTTGGACGCGGATGGTTACCTGCGCGTCGTCGGCCGCAAGAAGGACATGATCATCCGCGGAGGGCGAAACATCAACCCTCGGTTGATCGAGGAGGTGCTGCTGGAGCACCCGACCGTGATGGACGTGGCTGTGGCGCCGGTGCCTGATCCAGTGCTGGGCGAGAAGATCTGCGCCTTCGTTGTTCCCCGTGCGGGAGCCGGCCGGGCCCCCCGACTGGAAGAGCTCATTGCCTTCATGCAGAGTCGCCAACTAGCCGTTTGGTATCAGCCCGAGCAGTTGGTGCTCATGCAGGACCTCCCACGCAACGCCGGCGCCAAGGTAGACAAGGCCGCGCTGACCCGTCTTGCCGGCACGCTGGCCATCGGTACAGAGCACGCGTCAGGCGGCCCGGCCCATGTCGTTGGCAGCGCGCTGCGCAACCCTCAATCCATCTCGAGGAGACCTGCAAAATGA